In Xanthomonas sp. SI, the following are encoded in one genomic region:
- a CDS encoding TonB-dependent receptor, giving the protein MRQQLKKFRSKAMFTFVGGVLVINPAFAQQAPQTQAQTQTSQQQSSADATTLDTVSVTGIRNSLNQSMGIKRDNAGVVDAISAEDIGKFPDTNLAESLQRITGISIERRDGEGAQVTARGFGPQFNAVTLNGRVIPGADAFGAPGAVPIGGVDGGTRAFNFAQLASEAITGLEVYKTSRANAPSGGIGATINIVTDRPFNHTGLVASAGAKAAYDDSQPFDNKVTPEVSGIFSYTNPDKTWGIGLSGSYQKRRGGSVQATENGWNIQRWTGTDPALRPDANVQNAPAIGQLYGMPNDLRYAFADFERERLNGQAVVQFAPTDSLTLTLDYTYSSNEIREDRGEQGIWLQRANSFTDLVFDTGQAVATPVYLRDVPNGAKDFGMEQQRNMQKYKLGSLGFNADWQATDRLRLTFDAHNSKTQSLPNDPVTGGSATYFSYAGTNNCTTGTQCGGQWAQELFFNNGLPIGARTWYPTAADSVAGTNGLVNQDFSPAEIGSQVLRIYYQSQVTEVKEGRVDGQFDFDNGRFQFGVDSAKTTMHRRISDTNSTLGDWSVANAGNEPGMIDLLQPVSITGMFNDFNASGAAPNAWRGNADQLAQWASSAYGATTRYNPQFSSDNQVEEKTRAAYMQLEFDGELGGMTTNTRIGVRYEKTDVVSTSQVALPTALEWQANNDFRLLRSAELQPFSEKHSYSHVLPNLDFSINLTDALKARASFGQSIARAPYTNLIAGPTPGTPSGSILVNPSTRADGSSENPSLDPLESNNLDLALEWYFADASYVSLTFWDKRVSNFIGTSVTRENLYGLRDPTSGPDAQAALAFLQSAACAAQVGAAGNDVAGACSANDTSLFSAVAMLRNAAATGGLGAYNGSSAQTLALENAYDLVGEADDPLYEFDVSRPINQNKAKIHGWELGGQYFLGDTGLGVYANYTIVKGDVGFDNTVLDRDQFALLGLSDTANVMLMYEKYGWSARLAWNWRDEYLIAANQNGASRNPYYVEPYQQLDLSVSYAITDNLSIGFEAINLTSEDVRWHGRSEKQVIKVIDQSPRYTLGVRYNF; this is encoded by the coding sequence ATGCGTCAGCAGTTGAAGAAGTTCCGCTCCAAGGCCATGTTCACCTTCGTCGGCGGGGTGCTGGTGATCAATCCGGCGTTCGCCCAGCAGGCGCCGCAGACCCAGGCGCAGACCCAGACCAGCCAGCAGCAGTCCTCTGCCGACGCGACCACGCTGGACACGGTCAGCGTCACCGGCATCCGCAACAGCCTCAACCAGTCGATGGGGATCAAGCGCGACAACGCCGGCGTGGTCGATGCGATCAGCGCCGAGGACATCGGCAAGTTTCCCGACACCAACCTGGCCGAGTCGCTGCAGCGCATCACCGGCATCTCGATCGAGCGCCGCGACGGCGAAGGCGCGCAGGTCACCGCGCGCGGCTTCGGCCCGCAGTTCAATGCGGTCACCCTCAACGGCCGGGTGATTCCCGGCGCCGACGCGTTCGGCGCGCCGGGCGCGGTCCCGATCGGCGGCGTGGACGGCGGCACCCGCGCGTTCAACTTCGCCCAGCTCGCCTCCGAGGCGATCACCGGCCTGGAGGTGTACAAGACCAGCCGCGCCAATGCGCCCAGCGGCGGCATCGGCGCCACCATCAACATCGTCACCGACCGTCCATTCAACCACACCGGCCTGGTCGCCAGCGCCGGCGCCAAGGCCGCGTACGACGACTCGCAGCCGTTCGACAACAAGGTCACGCCGGAAGTGTCCGGCATCTTCAGCTACACCAACCCGGACAAGACCTGGGGCATCGGCCTGAGCGGCAGCTACCAGAAGCGCCGCGGCGGTTCGGTGCAGGCGACCGAGAACGGCTGGAACATCCAGCGCTGGACCGGGACCGATCCGGCGCTGCGCCCGGACGCCAACGTGCAGAACGCGCCGGCGATCGGCCAGCTCTACGGCATGCCCAACGACCTGCGCTACGCCTTCGCCGATTTCGAACGCGAGCGGCTCAACGGCCAGGCGGTGGTGCAGTTCGCGCCGACCGACAGCCTGACCCTGACCCTGGACTACACCTACTCGAGCAACGAGATCCGCGAGGACCGCGGCGAGCAGGGCATCTGGCTGCAGCGCGCCAACAGCTTCACCGACCTGGTGTTCGACACCGGGCAGGCGGTGGCCACGCCGGTGTACCTGCGCGACGTGCCCAACGGCGCCAAGGACTTCGGCATGGAGCAGCAGCGCAACATGCAGAAGTACAAGCTCGGCTCGCTGGGCTTCAATGCCGACTGGCAGGCCACCGACCGCCTGCGCCTGACCTTCGATGCGCACAACTCCAAGACCCAGAGCCTGCCCAACGATCCGGTCACCGGCGGCAGCGCCACCTATTTCAGCTATGCCGGCACCAACAACTGCACCACTGGCACGCAATGCGGCGGCCAGTGGGCGCAGGAACTGTTCTTCAACAACGGCCTGCCGATCGGTGCGCGCACCTGGTACCCGACTGCGGCCGATTCGGTCGCCGGGACCAACGGCCTGGTCAACCAGGACTTCTCCCCGGCCGAAATCGGCTCGCAGGTGCTGCGCATCTATTACCAGAGCCAGGTGACGGAGGTGAAGGAAGGGCGCGTCGACGGCCAGTTCGACTTCGACAACGGCCGCTTCCAGTTCGGCGTGGACAGCGCCAAGACCACGATGCACCGGCGCATCAGCGACACCAACTCGACGCTGGGCGACTGGAGCGTGGCCAATGCCGGCAACGAGCCGGGCATGATCGATCTGCTGCAGCCGGTCAGCATCACCGGTATGTTCAACGACTTCAACGCCTCCGGCGCCGCGCCGAATGCCTGGCGCGGCAACGCCGACCAGTTGGCGCAATGGGCGAGCAGCGCGTACGGCGCGACCACGCGCTACAACCCGCAGTTCAGTTCCGACAACCAGGTCGAGGAGAAGACCCGCGCCGCCTACATGCAGCTGGAGTTCGACGGCGAGCTCGGCGGCATGACCACCAATACCCGCATCGGCGTGCGCTACGAGAAGACCGACGTGGTCTCCACCTCGCAGGTGGCGCTGCCGACCGCGCTGGAATGGCAGGCCAACAACGATTTCCGGCTGCTGCGCTCCGCCGAACTGCAACCATTCAGCGAAAAGCACAGCTACAGCCACGTCCTGCCGAACCTGGATTTCAGCATCAACCTCACCGATGCGCTGAAAGCCAGGGCGTCGTTCGGGCAGAGCATCGCGCGCGCGCCGTACACCAACCTGATCGCCGGGCCGACCCCGGGCACGCCGTCCGGCTCGATCCTGGTCAACCCCTCCACGCGCGCGGACGGCTCTTCGGAGAACCCGAGCCTGGATCCGCTGGAATCGAACAACCTGGACCTGGCGCTGGAGTGGTACTTCGCCGACGCCAGCTACGTGTCGCTGACGTTCTGGGACAAGCGCGTGTCCAACTTCATCGGCACCAGCGTCACCCGCGAAAACCTTTACGGCTTGCGCGATCCCACCTCCGGACCGGACGCGCAAGCGGCGCTGGCGTTCTTGCAGAGTGCGGCCTGCGCGGCGCAGGTCGGTGCCGCCGGCAACGACGTGGCGGGGGCCTGTTCGGCCAACGACACCTCGCTGTTCTCGGCGGTGGCGATGCTGCGCAACGCCGCGGCCACCGGTGGGCTGGGCGCCTACAACGGCAGCTCGGCGCAGACCCTGGCGCTGGAAAACGCCTACGACCTGGTCGGGGAGGCGGACGATCCGCTGTACGAGTTCGACGTGTCGCGCCCGATCAACCAGAACAAGGCCAAGATCCACGGCTGGGAACTCGGTGGTCAGTACTTCCTGGGCGATACCGGCCTCGGCGTCTACGCCAACTACACCATCGTCAAGGGCGACGTCGGCTTCGACAACACGGTGCTGGACCGCGACCAGTTCGCGCTGCTCGGCCTCAGCGACACCGCCAACGTCATGCTGATGTACGAGAAGTACGGCTGGAGCGCGCGCCTGGCCTGGAACTGGCGCGACGAATACCTGATCGCGGCCAACCAGAACGGGGCCAGCCGCAATCCGTACTACGTCGAGCCGTACCAGCAGCTGGACCTGAGCGTGAGCTACGCCATCACCGACAACCTGTCGATCGGCTTCGAAGCGATCAACCTCACCAGCGAGGACGTGCGCTGGCACGGGCGCTCGGAGAAGCAGGTGATCAAGGTGATCGACCAGAGTCCGCGCTACACCCTGGGCGTGCGCTACAACTTCTGA
- a CDS encoding cupin-like domain-containing protein has product MDALAAIAERNDCRAGALPLADLLAAGEPVVLRGVARDWALVQAGLRGTREAMDLLRGHSNGRALQYSYGAPEIGGRPFYNDDFTALNFEVRRSDLHGLLQAIAAHLDDPRPPAYYLASLPVDDNLPGFRDGNDVDFAAHGLQVRPSIWIGNRITASCHYDAPNNLACCAVGRRRFTVFPPEQIGNLYPGPLEPTPGGQAISVVDFAAPDVARYPRFADALAHGRSAVLEPGDALFLPSLWWHHVEGLEPFNVLVNYWWSSAPGHLPAPMQALYHALWAIRDRPEAEKEAWRAIFDYYVFGPAERAGAHLPAPARQLLGPIDDMQARQLRAMLLAKLNR; this is encoded by the coding sequence GTGGACGCGTTGGCGGCGATTGCCGAACGCAACGATTGCCGGGCCGGCGCATTGCCGCTGGCCGACCTGCTCGCCGCCGGCGAGCCGGTGGTGCTGCGTGGCGTGGCGCGCGACTGGGCGCTGGTCCAGGCCGGCCTGCGCGGCACGCGCGAGGCGATGGACCTGCTGCGCGGGCACAGCAACGGCCGCGCGCTGCAATATTCCTACGGCGCGCCTGAGATCGGCGGCCGGCCGTTCTACAACGACGACTTCACCGCGTTGAACTTCGAGGTGCGGCGCAGCGACCTGCACGGCCTGCTGCAGGCGATCGCCGCGCACCTGGACGATCCGCGGCCGCCGGCCTACTACCTGGCCTCGCTGCCGGTGGACGACAACCTGCCGGGATTCCGCGACGGCAACGATGTGGACTTCGCCGCCCATGGCCTGCAGGTGCGGCCGAGCATCTGGATCGGCAACCGCATCACCGCGTCCTGCCACTACGACGCGCCGAACAACCTGGCCTGCTGCGCGGTCGGCCGGCGCCGCTTCACCGTGTTCCCGCCGGAGCAGATCGGCAATCTCTATCCCGGTCCGCTGGAGCCGACCCCGGGCGGGCAGGCGATCAGCGTGGTGGATTTCGCCGCGCCCGACGTCGCGCGCTACCCACGCTTTGCCGATGCGCTGGCGCACGGCCGCAGCGCGGTGCTGGAACCGGGCGATGCGCTGTTCCTGCCCAGCCTGTGGTGGCATCACGTGGAAGGGCTGGAGCCGTTCAACGTGCTGGTCAACTACTGGTGGAGCAGCGCGCCGGGCCATCTGCCGGCGCCGATGCAGGCGCTGTATCACGCGCTGTGGGCGATCCGCGACCGGCCCGAGGCGGAAAAGGAGGCGTGGCGCGCCATCTTCGACTACTACGTGTTCGGCCCGGCCGAGCGCGCCGGCGCGCACCTGCCGGCGCCGGCGCGGCAACTGCTCGGGCCGATCGACGACATGCAGGCGCGGCAGCTGCGCGCGATGCTGCTGGCCAAGCTCAACCGCTGA
- a CDS encoding SapC family protein: MARYELLNNVAHQDLRVILRFGPEFGDATGVVQAFPTEYAELQREYPILLRKDPDGGGFQSVALLGFEQQENLFLQDARWNAAYLPGIVAKGPFLIGFQEQQEDGVLRREPVIHVDLDHPRVSFDEGERVFLPQGGNSPYLEHIITVLRGIRDGVEGGDAMFAAFDALGLIQPLRIDVQLGQAHNVHLAGLYGIDRERLAALDAPSLHGLHRAGYLEGVYLLLASLHNMRRLMAEKQRRLQHVGVDAVASGQAA, translated from the coding sequence ATGGCCCGATACGAATTGCTCAACAACGTGGCCCACCAGGACCTGCGGGTGATCCTGCGCTTCGGCCCGGAGTTCGGCGACGCCACCGGCGTGGTGCAGGCGTTCCCGACCGAATACGCCGAGTTGCAGCGCGAATATCCGATCCTGCTGCGCAAGGACCCGGACGGCGGCGGTTTCCAATCGGTGGCGCTGCTGGGCTTCGAGCAGCAGGAAAACCTGTTCCTGCAGGACGCGCGCTGGAATGCGGCATACCTGCCGGGCATCGTCGCCAAGGGGCCGTTCCTGATCGGGTTCCAGGAGCAGCAGGAGGACGGCGTGCTGCGCCGCGAACCGGTGATCCACGTCGATCTGGACCACCCGCGGGTGAGTTTCGACGAAGGCGAACGGGTGTTCCTGCCGCAGGGCGGGAACAGCCCGTATCTGGAGCACATCATCACCGTGCTGCGTGGCATCCGCGATGGCGTGGAAGGCGGCGACGCGATGTTCGCCGCCTTCGATGCGCTGGGCCTGATCCAGCCGCTGCGCATCGACGTGCAGCTCGGGCAGGCGCACAACGTGCATCTGGCCGGGCTGTACGGCATCGACCGCGAACGGCTGGCGGCGCTGGATGCACCGTCGCTGCATGGGCTGCACCGCGCCGGTTATCTGGAAGGGGTCTATCTGCTGCTGGCGTCGCTGCACAACATGCGCCGCCTGATGGCCGAGAAGCAGCGCCGCCTGCAGCATGTCGGCGTGGACGCGGTCGCCTCCGGGCAGGCCGCCTGA
- a CDS encoding tryptophan halogenase family protein: protein MAQIRKVVIAGGGTAGWIAACALAHQFRDLLDITLIESEQIGTVGVGESTVPPIRSFHRFLQIDEQEFLRSVAGTFKLSISFENWPRHGARYIHPFGLTGQSTLVCAFHHFWLEAQRRGIVSELGDYCLETVASRVDRFALQQSPPVNYAYHLDAGLYARLLRRHAERHGLKRVEGKIQQVRQHAESGFVEALLLEDGTLIEGDLFIDCTGFRGLLIEQTLHTGYEDWKQWLPCDRAVAVQTEAVAAPVPYTRAIAHAAGWRWHIPLQHRVGCGLVFSSAHMSDDEARAKLLHDAAAPPIKDPWLVPFRTGRRLKAWNKNVVSLGLASGFIEPLESTSIHLTIAAVMRLITLFPTDGIAPSMADLYNDVSRAEMEHVRDFIILHYHANQRDEPMWRACREMTLPDSLQQRLRAWRERAHAWQGSDELFRVDSWIHVLLGQGIVPAQHHLLARALPDQQLQQFLDTIRQPIDRAVAQMPSQQDFIARYCQAGPEVWAGRPPVAASASA, encoded by the coding sequence ATGGCCCAGATACGCAAGGTGGTGATCGCGGGCGGCGGCACGGCGGGCTGGATCGCCGCCTGCGCGCTGGCGCACCAGTTCCGCGACCTGCTGGACATCACCCTGATCGAATCCGAGCAGATCGGCACGGTCGGCGTCGGCGAATCCACGGTGCCGCCGATCCGCAGCTTCCATCGGTTCCTGCAGATCGACGAACAGGAGTTCCTGCGCAGCGTCGCGGGCACCTTCAAGCTCTCCATTTCCTTCGAGAACTGGCCACGGCACGGCGCGCGCTACATCCACCCGTTCGGCCTCACCGGACAAAGCACTTTGGTTTGCGCGTTCCACCATTTCTGGCTGGAGGCGCAGCGGCGCGGGATAGTCTCCGAACTGGGCGACTACTGCCTGGAAACCGTGGCCTCGCGCGTGGACCGGTTCGCGCTGCAGCAGTCGCCGCCGGTCAACTACGCCTATCACCTGGATGCCGGGTTGTACGCGCGGCTGCTGCGCCGTCACGCCGAGCGCCACGGCCTCAAGCGCGTGGAAGGCAAGATCCAGCAGGTGCGGCAGCACGCCGAGAGCGGCTTCGTCGAGGCGCTGCTGCTGGAAGACGGCACGCTGATCGAAGGCGACCTGTTCATCGACTGCACCGGGTTCCGCGGCCTGTTGATCGAGCAGACCCTGCACACCGGCTACGAAGACTGGAAGCAATGGCTGCCGTGCGATCGCGCGGTGGCGGTGCAGACCGAAGCGGTGGCGGCACCGGTGCCGTACACCCGCGCCATCGCCCACGCCGCCGGCTGGCGCTGGCATATCCCGCTGCAGCACCGCGTCGGCTGCGGGCTGGTGTTTTCCAGCGCGCACATGTCCGATGACGAAGCGCGCGCCAAGCTGCTGCACGACGCCGCCGCGCCGCCGATCAAGGACCCATGGCTGGTGCCGTTCCGCACCGGCCGCCGGCTCAAGGCCTGGAACAAGAACGTGGTTTCTTTGGGCCTGGCCAGCGGCTTCATCGAACCGCTGGAATCGACCAGCATCCACCTGACCATCGCCGCGGTGATGCGGCTGATCACGCTGTTCCCCACCGACGGCATCGCGCCGTCCATGGCCGACCTCTACAACGACGTCAGCCGCGCCGAGATGGAGCACGTGCGCGATTTCATCATCCTGCACTACCACGCCAACCAGCGCGACGAACCGATGTGGCGGGCCTGCCGCGAGATGACGCTGCCCGATTCGCTGCAGCAGCGGCTGCGCGCCTGGCGCGAGCGCGCGCATGCCTGGCAGGGCAGCGACGAACTGTTCCGGGTGGATTCGTGGATCCACGTGCTGCTCGGCCAGGGCATCGTGCCGGCGCAGCACCACCTGCTGGCGCGCGCGCTGCCGGACCAGCAGCTGCAGCAGTTCCTCGACACGATCCGCCAGCCCATCGACCGCGCGGTGGCGCAGATGCCGTCGCAGCAGGACTTCATCGCGCGCTATTGCCAAGCCGGGCCGGAGGTATGGGCGGGGCGGCCCCCCGTTGCGGCATCGGCGTCGGCATGA